One Kribbella sp. NBC_00662 genomic region harbors:
- a CDS encoding glycosidase codes for MTAEPGNELEAEGVLNPATGHTPDGALYLLPRLVASGNISRVGLARVELEDGVPVGVEREGVVLAPDEGWERGKNNAGVEDPRVTFVPSLGLHVMTYVAYGPLGPKPALAVSSDLREWRRLGPLHFEYQPDLDTDLNLFPNKDTVFFPEPVPGPDGEPSYAMLHRPMWDLGWFREGEGVHLPAGVTDDRPGIWVSFVPVAAVEADLRNLVHLRDHRLVAMSEYPFEELKIGAGPAPLRIPEGWLVIHHGVTGEQPEGFDPTTQKVCYAAGALILDAEDVTRVITRTSEPLMVPETDEEKIGTVGNVVFPTAIEQVNGTQYVFYGMADAAIGVARLDRLP; via the coding sequence ATGACCGCCGAACCGGGCAACGAACTCGAGGCCGAGGGCGTGCTGAACCCGGCGACCGGCCACACCCCGGACGGCGCCCTCTACCTGCTTCCCCGGCTGGTTGCTTCGGGCAACATCTCGCGTGTCGGCCTGGCCCGCGTCGAGCTCGAGGACGGCGTACCGGTCGGCGTCGAGCGCGAGGGCGTCGTACTCGCACCCGACGAGGGTTGGGAGCGAGGCAAGAACAACGCCGGCGTGGAGGACCCGCGCGTCACCTTCGTCCCGTCACTGGGCCTCCATGTGATGACGTACGTCGCCTACGGCCCGCTCGGCCCCAAGCCGGCCCTCGCGGTCTCGTCGGATCTGCGGGAGTGGCGCCGGCTCGGTCCGCTGCACTTCGAGTACCAGCCGGATCTCGACACCGACCTGAACCTGTTCCCGAACAAGGACACGGTGTTCTTCCCCGAGCCCGTGCCCGGCCCGGACGGCGAACCGTCGTACGCGATGCTGCACCGGCCGATGTGGGACCTCGGCTGGTTCCGTGAGGGCGAAGGCGTCCACCTGCCCGCCGGCGTGACCGATGACCGGCCGGGGATCTGGGTCTCGTTCGTGCCTGTGGCAGCGGTCGAGGCCGACCTGCGGAACCTCGTCCACCTGCGCGATCACCGGCTGGTCGCGATGTCGGAGTACCCCTTCGAGGAGCTGAAGATCGGCGCGGGACCGGCACCGCTGCGGATCCCCGAGGGCTGGCTCGTGATCCACCACGGCGTCACCGGCGAGCAGCCGGAAGGCTTCGACCCGACCACCCAGAAGGTCTGCTACGCCGCCGGCGCGCTCATCCTCGACGCCGAGGACGTCACCCGGGTCATCACGCGCACCAGCGAACCCCTCATGGTCCCCGAGACCGACGAGGAGAAGATCGGCACGGTCGGCAACGTCGTCTTCCCGACTGCGATCGAGCAGGTCAACGGCACCCAGTACGTCTTCTACGGCATGGCCGACGCCGCCATCGGTGTGGCCAGATTGGACCGTCTGCCATGA